A window of Globicephala melas chromosome 2, mGloMel1.2, whole genome shotgun sequence genomic DNA:
TTTACCATCGGATTTTCTACTAGCATTAATAattctcagatttctttttttctcaatgttGTTTATCAGAATCAGCATTGGGCCTCATCCCTCCCTTCAAAATTCGTAACTTTGAAGGGACAGTGGgcatatataatttgaaaaaggacttctctttcttctgtcaAGATTCTTATATGTCCCCCAAAAGTCCAAGTCATAATATTGGGTGAAGCAGGAGTGACCACAGGTATGTGCTCTGaaggttaaaagagaaaaaagtctaCAGAGGATCTTAATATGCTCTCCTGAGAACCAATGATTTGATACGTGGTCTCCTCAGTTCTCAAAATGAACATGTCCAAAACTACTCTCTTCTGAACCTTCGTATATTTCTCCTCTCCATTAAAACCTTTCTTGCCTCTCTTGCCCTCAAATCTCTCATAACCAATAATGATAAATCCTCATTCAACCTCAGCTTTCTGTCTGACCattctccctccttccattcCTATGGCCACTCCTGTATTTTAGGTTCCCATTACTTTCTGCCCCAACTCTGATTACACTTTTATTTCCCGCCAACCAAATCTCAAAGAAGTCACATAACAGaataacaaaaatgttttctcactgagaaatatatttattaaagtgAACTCCAAGTTTTTGAAGTAGGAGAGAACTACCAATCTATTTTGGTTAATAATCAGCTTTGTGCAACTTTTAATAAAGCATTTCAAAGCACCTACATCAAGGTTGGAAATTAGGATGACTCAGTCActcctcttttaaaatataaatttatggaGAATTTTAGACTTTAATCTAGAATTCTaaactttaaaaaggtaaattcaGCCTTTAATCTTTTGATTCCTCTTCACAGAGGACAAATTAATGacttttcatgaaaataaatctGTTCAGCTGAATGataactttattatttcaaattctTAAGGAATTTCTGCactaaaaagaatggaattatagACACAAGTTCTTAAGTTACTGGGACATCTTTGTAACTGAATAATTGATAGAATGATGCCAGATGACAAACAGCCTCTCCCCACTTATTTAAGAATCCCTAGTTTCTACACAAGATTATATTATCACAGAAATATACATCTACAAActcataatttcaaaataaatttttaaaagcttcttaaATGCCTTTACAAACAATTATGCATCACTTTGTATTTTATTGCTATGAGAAGTTTAAAGAAccacagaatttaaaatacatattataaacaCCCAATCCCACTCTAACATTTAGCATTAACATGGACTGAACCTACTACTAGAGTCCATCAGCTAAAGCATAGAAAACAGCTTCATAAGGAACGATGCTTAATTTTAGAAGATActctagaaaataaagataataaataataattaagataATAAGAAAAGGTAAGACCATATCTATACTGTCAAAATACAGCAAACCCTTcagaaaacattcattttatttgattttggtCCTATCCAACTATGAAAGAGATTTTTGTTGCAAGTATTGTGccaaacacagagaaaatatgaacagagtcTAATAATAAGCTAATGCATTGACTAAGGATTCCCCCATCAACAAACTGAGTGTCTTTCAGTGGCAAGAACATTCACTCCATTCCCCTATGGTGTTTGCTTAAAGAGTTATTTAGTTTACTTGCCTATACAGACTATACTTGAAATACAGAATCAGTATCTATTTACATATACAGAATCAATGTTCCCAGTCTTCCATTTAAGAAACCCCAGTTTTATTCAGGACAAGAGTGCACCCAGCTAAAAACTAATTTCTCTGCATTCCTTACAGCTGAATGTGCCCTGTTGCTAAAATTCTGGCCGAAGAAATGTAAGTAGTATTTTGGAGTGGGATTCTGGGGGAATACCTTAAACAGGTGATAGGCACTGGGAGGCactattttaaacacacacacatacatacagagaaatgataaagatgataaatatttactCTTGGGATATAGTAACTCTAAGAAGTCTAGGTCAAGATAATGTAAACATATTTAATTTATGATTATACCAAGGGGTCAGTAGACTAGATAACAAAGCTGCAAACTTTTGctggaaattttatttcttgtacAATGGTACCATAAAACAAATGAACGGAAACATATGCATTTACTAAATTTtactttaaggttttttttttttaaacacacatcTTTGAGAAGATTTCTTTTACTCCCTGAACTTCTCCCCAAAGCTGGTGAAATAATTAATAAGctcttttgaaataattactacaaaaataaaaatagaatcagagTTGAACTTTAGAGACCCAAACAGATACTgtatcaagtaaaataaaaacaaagcaaatagaCAGAACATTTTCCTTGCTAacatatttccttcttcttttagtGTCCTATTTTATTTCTGCAGCCTATTTAATCTACCTGAAATGAATCACTTACCCCTTTAGCACCACTGGGCACAACTAAAACCTAAAGAAAAAACCCAGAGTTGACAGCAACCTTTAACAATAGAAACAGAAACCCACTGCCTTTTTCAAAGAATGggagataaaatgaaattaactCAATCATATGCCATATTTTGATTTCTGTGCATCATAAATTAATCACTcattaagaaaacagtaaatgATAGCTGCCTTGCAGTCTGCACATTCATGGAGCCTTAATTTTCAGCTGAGAAAAGAGGCTCAATGATTCTCCCTTATATGTAAGTGTAGGCATCTGTTATCAAATGCCTAGATTTGAATCAAAATAAGGTCATGCGTCTATGCCATCTTTATTAGAGAATCTTTTCTAGATTCAACTGACAACTTCAGGTATTTGTCACTTTTTCTTATGCTTTCCAGTAGAATATAATGTTGGacctaaaaataataaacactgtCTGAAGTGGttgaaaactacaggccatttCCATCAttacaaagtctacaaataacaaatgctggagagggtgtggagaatagggaaccctcctacactgttgcttgggaatgtaagttggtgcagcgactatggaaaacagtatggaggttcctcaaaaaactaaaaataagagttagcatatgacccagcaatcccactcctgggcatatacctggataaaactgtaattcaaaaagatacaagcacccctatgttcatagcagcactattcacaatagccaagatacggaaacaatctaaatgtccatcaacagatgaataaagaagatgtggtacatatatacaatgaaatactactcagccataaaaaaagaatgaaataatgccatttgcagcaacatggatgcaactagagattatcatactaagttaagtcagaaagagaaaaataccatatgatatcacttatatgtggaatctaaaatatggcacaaatgaacctatctacaaaacagaaacagactcacagacatagagaacagacttgtggttgccaagggtggtgaggaagggagaaggatggactgggagtttggggttagttgatgcaaactattacatttagaatggataaacaacaaggtcctactgtatagcacaggggactgtaCTCATAATCTCCtgggataaaacataatggaaaagaatataaaaaaggaatgtatatatgtgtataactgagtctctttgctatacagcagaaattagcacaacactgtaaatcaactacacttcaattaaaaaaaaaatagagaataaaaaagaaaaaaactacagggacttccctggtggagcagtggttaagactccaatgctgccaatgcagggggcttgggttcgatccctggtcagggaactagatcccacatgcacgatgcaactaagagttcgcattccacactaaggagcctgtgagccacaagtaaggagcccgtaagctgcaactaaggagcctgcctgccacaactaagacccagctcaaccaaataaataaatatttttaaaaaaccacccaaaataaaaaaactacaggccatttaaaaattaaaattcattgctTGCTGCTAACCTAATTTCTTTTAGGTTCAAAAAAACTTCTTTCAGGCGGATTTGCAATGCATATTTGATCCTTTTGAATAAGCTGGTAATTTAAAAATGGTAACTTAACGAAATACAACAGAAAATTGAACAAAACTAGTATGGGGATAGGAGGATGAAGCTACAAAATCTACCATTTCATCTAGTCAAGTACCATTTAGCCATTTGTAAAGCATGTTCCCTAATGGAACCgtaaaaagtaaaagtaacagCTGATTTAAACACAGTTACTTAAATGTGCTGTTACCTTTCTAACAAACCAAATAATAAtaagagtaaaatgaaaaagaaaacaccataACAGTAAAACTCATGTTAGTCTTTAGTCCCCAAATTCTCTTCCAATGCCTCTTTTACAAATTACTTgtaaaaattatgataaaattttagtttgatatatttcaataaaatgattttcaaacttttacagtggagaaacctggtaTATACCACCTCAACAAAGTGATTAAAATTACCATCACCAGTAATGGAACAAATTGAACTCATGTGACTTCTGAGAGACTTgatgactaaatgcaatgtgtgtGCTTATATTAGACTCTGCACcagaaaaacaagtttttttttccttttgttataaaggacattattgggacaactggCAAAATTTGAATAATGTCTGTAGACTTGATATGAACCTTGTGTTGATATTAATTTCCTGGATGTTCTTATCTTTAGAAAATACACACTCAAGTATTTATGGTTACCATTTAAGTATACGGGGCACCATGTCTGCAACTGATTTCCAAACggctgagaaaaaaataacatagagACTGACAGATAAAGCAATGTGGTAAAATGATTAACATGTGGGGAATCTGGTTGAAGCGTATATGAAAATTCTTTGTACTACTTTGTGTAACTTTTCTACAAGTATGAgacaatttcaaaatttaaaaaaaaattaaaaaaaggtaaataaagcaTGAACGAAAACATAAAAAAAGGGATGATGGAAGAGCAAATTATAGATGCCCGTGATGGGTGCAATTTTAGTTTAATTATTCATGTGCTTAAATTATTATTGCTATCTTTCACCTAAGGATCTTGGGGTACttcaaatatatgtgtatttgaaaaataaaatatattttattttccttacattATAGGtggaaaaacagacatgtagaaaAGGTCCCAAAATGTGGCAAGTTGATTCTGGAATGGAGACAAGCAAAATGTGACTTTAAATTGATAACAGTGTAAAGATGAACACCAGACACACCAGAAGGTATTCATTTACCTTGCTCTATTGTAAATCACTGGCTCATTTTCTTCCTGCACAGTTGTCAGCATATCCAAGTCATGGAATATTTTCTGCATATAGTCCAAATATTTATATCCTGAAGCTCTTTCTACTATGGCTGCCAATAGGGTATAGCCAAAAGTTGAATACAAAAACTGACTACCTTGAGACATcattttaagggggaaaaaaaagaaaatgcttcattattatttaaaaacatgtaaaatattttcccaCTGAAAATTGGCATATCTTTAAAACTGGAATATTTTACTTTAGCATTTAGGTAAAGATCATGGATGATAAATTAACAAATTTAGTCAACTTTGCAATGGCCCTGCTTATTCCATGTCTCTAACACAAGAATAAAATGATGATCCATATACttatcagtttttttgtttgtttttttgtcttttttggctgcgccgagtggcctgtgggatcttagttccccaaccagggacgaaccccgtgccccctgccatggaagcacgggagccctaaccactggaccaccagggaattcccacaaacaagttttaaaatgaaaatggaatacAAGTACATAAGCCTGcaataaatttaaagataaagtgGTTTCAGTAGGCATCatatcaaaaaatattaaaaagttatttttatagatCAGCTTTTTGGGAAATAAAATTTAGTTGATGCATattaatttaagaaatgaaagcaCAAAAGAAGTTGAACAATTTAAATACTAAGTTAAATACTaatgaaatactaaaatattagCAACACTTTATCATGCCAACTTCGGTTTAGAttttatttggataatttttccaatatttaattttttccatgaaTATCTTGATACTGAGAATCCTCTAAATGTCTAGGTAGCCTCCGATGAAGCTAAATCAAACAACTAGCTGCCTGGATGCTAGGCTCTGTTAAGAACTACAGGCAAAAAAGCAAACATCTGACAACAAAACCCATGCCATAATCATCAACCACACTGAATGCACTCAGGATggtatcattttgcattttctgaaaattaataCTTCAGTAATGATGACtttgtaaaaagaagaaattaacactcACCAGGTTTAAAGAACAAAGGgtcatttttaaataatcttaggGATTCAattgaattttcaaatttttctttcaaatataattCGCCTTGttcaaaatcattctttttcttgcaagGTTTTGAATTTCGGCCTTTGGCTTCATTATCTTGCTCTATCTTAGCTTTAGCAAGGTCATTCTTTTCATTACTTTTgcctccttttacttttaactctTTTTCTTGGTCAGATTCCATCGTCCCTTTCATCATCTTCAAGGCTTTATAAGCTTTCTCTTCTTTCACCTTTTTCATGTCCTTTTCATAATGACGAATTCCACTTAAGTGGGAAATCAATAATCTTGTTGTGACAGAAACCTAAttgtaaaaacatgaaaattcaaCTACAATATTAAACTGCATAATAAAAAGTTAGTAGCCCTGGAATAATGTTTCagcaatattttccattttaaactgCTACTAGAATAATGTGTCATGTACACACCTTTAGCctcaaatttcagaaaaatacccaCTTGGTTATTATCTggataaaacaaaactttaatccattaacattaaaaacaaaccaaagaatcCTATGAAAGCTTTTAAACCACTTAAATGTCAGTAGAAAAATGAACTGTGAGATTTATTACCTTTTCaccttcatattctttttctgggAATTCAGGAACATAATGTTGTACTGGAATATCAAGATCCAGTTTCCCTGCTTCCCACAATTTGGCAATAGCAACCATGGTGAGGCTTTTGCTGAtactagcaattctcataactgTCTCTGGCTTGCATGGTACACGGTTCTCAACATCAGCATAACCTAAACctttgggaaaaaaagcaaaaagtcaCTATTAATAGGCTTCATGGTCAAAGGAGTCTTCAAAAACTGTAATAATACTACCTTAAAACATTCTATGTGTTTATCtaaaggaaaagatatttcacTTGTATAAGTTAATTAAAACTCAACATATAAGGGATGAGTCTTAGCAATACTGACAACAGTAAGCCTAACAATTTATCCTTATAACTAAACTGAAATTGTACACGGTACACAACAGTAATTTTCTGATTCAGTTACTAATGTTTCTTAGCTTATCTAAACAATTTGGttattccatattttaaataagttactctacattctttaaagaaaatatcattGTTCTTCAGATTACATTTATTCTTGATTTTTGAGTGACTTTCTACTGAATTCCTTAAAATaaccaataaaaacaaatgtgaaaagatGCCCTGCAAACCCAATCTAGTTAATCATTAATTTAATTCAGCTGCAAGTCAGAAGAAAAACAGTGTACCACTAATTTAAAGCtctttctagaaaatattttaagtttggttTCATCTTCTACAGGATAAAGATGTGGAAATCTGAGACATACAAAGAACTGAGATCTGAAAAGAACGAAAAGGCATACAATAATTATTTTCACCTGTAAATGTAAATTATGCTGAAAATATCTGCATAAAAACAAAGCCCTCACCTATAGAGCTGACTTTTATATAATTCTGGATTACAATATCCGTCATAAATGTTGATCGGGGTACACTTAAACTTGAAGGAAGAatcatttctctttaaattcaAAACCTTACTGCTCCTATCAACTTCTAAAAGGTACTACTTCCTCTAAACGATGTCTGAAACAACATTTCCTAAAAATTGAGTTCCTAAAAACCTGCTGTGATGAGTTGGACCAATTTGTgtgcaatgaaaaaataaatcaaattataaaatgctttgaTAAAAGTATGATAAAATGCTTAGAAGTCTCTCTTCCAAAGCTGCTTgctttttgtttgaaaaaaaagcTGACACCTCTgcatagtaaaaacaaaaaaaaaaaacaaaaaaaactaataaagtaGATTGTAAGCTCATTAAGGACAAGGAGTCATGTATATCCCTTGTTCTTAGTACAGTGCATTTTACAGAATGGGGGACTCAGTAAATTGTTGActgaactaaaaaagaaaaacattaaattctGACGTTTTATCTAGTCATAAGGGTTATCTACAAATGTGCAGTTAACAGACCGTTCTATACACCACTTTGAGAACAATACAACAA
This region includes:
- the LACTB gene encoding serine beta-lactamase-like protein LACTB, mitochondrial isoform X2, whose amino-acid sequence is MYRLLSAVTNRAVTHGSCAWGCGRRAAHQRAGLPPLGPGWVGGLGLGLGLALGVKLAGGLRGASPTPPTAAPDPETPPQAEPLPLQEQPLAQWSPQTPTPPHSRRFARAIDRSRDLLHRIKDEVGAPGIVVGVSVDGKEVWSEGLGYADVENRVPCKPETVMRIASISKSLTMVAIAKLWEAGKLDLDIPVQHYVPEFPEKEYEGEKVSVTTRLLISHLSGIRHYEKDMKKVKEEKAYKALKMMKGTMESDQEKELKVKGGKSNEKNDLAKAKIEQDNEAKGRNSKPCKKKNDFEQGELYLKEKFENSIESLRLFKNDPLFFKPDFMFTIKRDVLSTHLTWITPINGLVVDFCLQ